One window from the genome of Thermoleophilaceae bacterium encodes:
- the folD gene encoding bifunctional methylenetetrahydrofolate dehydrogenase/methenyltetrahydrofolate cyclohydrolase FolD, translated as MTPQATTTIIDGKQVAADTRGRIRGEVSAFRDEHGFAPGLATVLVGDDPASHVYVGHKRRDCAEVGMESIHAELPADVAQDELAARLRELGEDPRVNGIILQLPLPDGLDADALIPLIHPDKDVDGLTPVSAGRLVQGREGMVPCTPAGVMELLRHAGAELRGAEAVVVGRSNLVGKPLAHLLLARHATVTVCHSRTRDLAEVCRRADVLVAAVGVPRLVTGEMVKEGAVVIDVGINRVDGKLVGDVDFDSAAPRAGAITPVPGGVGPMTRAMLLANTLEAARLQAAAR; from the coding sequence ATGACCCCCCAGGCGACCACCACGATCATCGACGGCAAGCAGGTGGCCGCGGACACGCGCGGGCGCATCCGCGGCGAGGTGTCCGCGTTCCGCGACGAGCACGGCTTCGCGCCCGGCCTGGCCACTGTGCTGGTGGGCGACGACCCCGCCTCGCACGTCTACGTGGGCCACAAGCGCAGGGACTGCGCCGAGGTGGGGATGGAGTCCATCCACGCCGAGCTGCCCGCCGACGTCGCGCAGGACGAGCTGGCCGCCCGGCTGCGCGAGCTGGGCGAGGACCCGCGCGTGAACGGCATCATCCTCCAGCTGCCGCTGCCCGATGGCCTCGACGCCGACGCCCTCATCCCCCTCATCCACCCCGACAAGGACGTGGACGGCCTCACGCCGGTCAGCGCCGGCCGGCTGGTGCAGGGCCGCGAGGGCATGGTCCCGTGCACGCCCGCGGGGGTCATGGAGCTGCTGCGCCACGCCGGCGCGGAGCTGCGCGGGGCCGAGGCCGTGGTGGTCGGGCGCTCCAACCTCGTGGGCAAGCCCCTGGCCCACCTGCTGCTGGCCCGGCACGCCACCGTCACCGTCTGCCACTCGCGCACGCGCGACCTCGCCGAGGTGTGCCGCCGCGCCGACGTGCTCGTGGCCGCAGTCGGCGTGCCGCGCCTGGTGACGGGGGAGATGGTCAAGGAGGGCGCCGTGGTCATCGACGTGGGCATCAACCGCGTGGACGGCAAGCTCGTGGGCGACGTGGACTTCGACTCCGCCGCCCCGCGCGCGGGCGCAATCACCCCCGTCCCCGGCGGCGTCGGGCCCATGACGCGGGCGATGCTGCTGGCCAACACGCTCGAGGCGGCCCGCCTGCAGGCCGCCGCGCGGTAG
- the gatC gene encoding Asp-tRNA(Asn)/Glu-tRNA(Gln) amidotransferase subunit GatC, with protein MIDRDQVLHVARLARLELSEDEVERMSGELSKILDHIEKIGELDDLDGVEPTSHVVALENVLRPDEPRPSWPRERVLAEAPDAAGNGFRVPSPGA; from the coding sequence ATGATCGACCGCGACCAGGTCCTGCACGTCGCGCGCCTCGCCCGCCTGGAGCTGAGCGAGGACGAGGTCGAGCGCATGTCGGGCGAGCTGTCGAAGATCCTCGACCACATCGAGAAGATCGGCGAGCTCGACGACCTCGACGGCGTAGAGCCCACCTCGCACGTCGTCGCGCTCGAGAACGTGCTGCGCCCCGACGAGCCGCGCCCGAGCTGGCCGCGCGAGCGGGTGCTGGCCGAGGCGCCCGACGCGGCCGGCAACGGCTTCCGCGTCCCGAGCCCGGGCGCGTGA